From the Astyanax mexicanus isolate ESR-SI-001 chromosome 9, AstMex3_surface, whole genome shotgun sequence genome, one window contains:
- the zdhhc7 gene encoding palmitoyltransferase ZDHHC7, whose amino-acid sequence MQSSGHRLRDVEQHHPLLGSGEEEVAVGRVWFIQDGCGMVCAFMTWFLVLYAQFVVNFVMLLPSKSFWYTLINGVAFNFLAVLALASHLRTMLTDPGAVPKGNATKEYMESLQLKPGEVIYKCPKCCSIKPERAHHCSICKRCIRKMDHHCPWVNNCVGENNQRFFVLFTMYIASISLHALCLSFFHFFTCVKVQWSECSDFSPPVAVMLLIFLCLEAILFLTFTAVMFGTQIHSICNDETEIERLKNEKPTWERRVRWEGMKAVFGGPPSLLWFNPFAGLRLRRLRMVHSRKGGSEFSV is encoded by the exons ATGCAGTCTTCTGGGCACCGGTTACGGGATGTGGAGCAGCACCATCCCTTACTGGGCAGTGGGGAGGAGGAGGTGGCAGTGGGCCGTGTCTGGTTTATCCAGGATGGCTGTGGCATGGTGTGCGCCTTCATGACCTGGTTTCTGGTGTTGTATGCACAGTTCGTGGTGAATTTTGTCATGTTGCTTCCCTCCAAAAGCTTCTGGTACACTTTAATCAATGGAGTGGCGTTTAACTTCTTGGCTGTGCTGGCGCTGGCATCGCACCTACGCACCATGCTGACAGATCCG GGAGCGGTCCCTAAAGGTAATGCCACTAAAGAGTACATGGAAAGTCTACAATTGAAACCTGGGGAGGTCATCTATAAGTGCCCTAAATGTTGTAGCATCAAGCCAGAGAGAGCCCATCATTGCAG TATCTGCAAGAGATGTATCAGGAAAATGGATCATCATTGTCCCTGGGTGAACAACTGTGTGGGAGAAAACAATCAGCGGTTCTTTGTCCTGTTCACT ATGTATATAGCTTCAATTTCCCTGCATGCCCTCTGCCTCAGCTTTTTCCATTTCTTCACCTGTGTCAAAGTCCAGTGGAGCG AGTGCAGTGATTTCTCCCCTCCTGTGGCCGTCATGCTCCTCATTTTCCTCTGCTTGGAGGCTATCCTCTTCCTCACCTTCACCGCCGTCATGTTCGGCACACAAATTCACTCCATTTGCAATGATGAGACG GAAATCGAGAGGCTGAAGAATGAGAAGCCGACGTGGGAGCGGCGGGTGCGCTGGGAGGGGATGAAGGCAGTGTTTGGGGGTCCTCCCTCTCTTCTGTGGTTCAATCCTTTTGCTGGACTGCGCCTCAGGCGCCTGCGGATGGTCCACAGTCGCAAAGGAGGCTCAGAGTTCTCAGTCTGA